Below is a genomic region from Williamwhitmania taraxaci.
AACAACGAGCGAGACAAAGCAAGCAGCAAAATACAGTAAATCTGGAGATCAACCTACTTACCAGCAAACTGAAATTGGGCTTATTCCTCGTGCTTGGAAGTAACCCTGATTAAAGATATTTCTGAGGTTAAGAGTTGCAAGAGATTACCTTTAGGAAGATCACTATCTGTTAATCCCTGCTATATTTATGTGTTCTACTCAAAAAACTATCTGTTCGATGTAATGCGCTGCAAAATAGGTTAATGTGATGTTTCGAACACATAGAACACATGATTTCCGCTATTTTCACTCCCCTCATAAGTCCGAACAATACAGGTTTATCAACGCTTGATTCTGCTGTAATACGTCGTATTGCTTACTTCATTGGAAATCATGTGATCGACAATTGGATGTTTAGCGTTCATTAACAGCTCCATACGGAAGATATCCAGTTGGTTATCCTATTAGAATATGAGTAAGGTGCAGTAAATGAGCGCTAAGTGTATTTTGGTCTGTTTCCTTATCGCTCAATATCAGTAATTTGCTAGATTTTGTGGTGTTATTAATACGCTGATTTTGTTATAATATCCATTAAATGAGCGCAAATGGAGTTGTTGGATTCCTTATTGCGTGGATACATACCACCATACGATTACTTGGATGTATTACTATCCACCCCTTCGAAGCATTTGTTAAGTGCATCAATTGCACTTTCCTTAGATTTTGGGAGGTTTTGACGATTAAGAAGGCATACCTAAGAAGATGGTATATCCCGAAGTGAATTGCCAAGATGGTTGGAGGAGTAAAAGTGGTAGGATAAGGAACAAGAATAAAATAAAAATTCTCTCTTTTTGCACAAACTGTCCCCCATACGTTCCCCCGAAAATAGAAAACCCCTGTAAACTAAGCGTTTACAGGGGTTCATCGTAGCGGGAACAGGACTCGAACCTGTGGCCTTTGGGTTATGAGCCCAACGAGCTACCAACTGCTCCATCCCGCAATATATCTTTTTTCAGAAAAATCAGAACCTATTTAATCTGCGCTAGAGGTGAACCAGTGTGTGTTTCTCTCAACCGCGGTGCAAAAGTAGCGCTTTTATATTAATATGCAAGCATTATAAGGGTTTATTTTTAAAAAAGCGTAAAAAATGTAACGACACGCCAGAAATTGGCCGACAGAACATTCTTTGTGTTATTTTTGTTTCATGAAGTAATGTAATTTGTAAAAACTGAAATATATGCCACGAGTATTTAAGCCTGTAGACATAAGCCAAGAGGAAAAGGAATTAATGAAGGATTACTTCGACAGACACACTCCTTTCATTTTCTGCGACGATACTGTTAAAAAAGGTGAAAAGATAAAAGTGAAAGTGTCGATGGGTGATGAGTATAAACATCCCGACGATTACGATCACTATATAAGCACCATACAACTTTGGAACAGGGAAACTCTCATGACACAAGTGCACTTTACCCCCGGGGCATTTGGCAATCAGCCCACCCATGTGGAGGTTGATTTTTACGTGGCCGCAAACGTGAGCATGAACCTCACAGCCATGGCAGTATGCACAAAGCATGGGTTGTGGCAGAGTGAAGAGAAATATGTTAAGGTAACTCAAGACTAAGTGGCATCCCACTATGTAAATTAAAGTTTCTATATTTGTGGGATAGCATTATGTAAACCATGGCGCAAAAAGAAAAAAAACGGTATTTGTCCCGACTCAAGAACAAATACCGCTTCAGTATTTATAACGATCAGACCTTTGAGGAAGTGTGGTTCCTTCGGCTCTCCCGCCTAAACGTGATGGCTGTTTTTGGAGGGTTCTCCTTTTTACTCGTTTCACTGGTAATTGTGCTGATCGCCTTTACCCCGCTACGGGAGTTTATTCCCGGTTATCCCGATACGCACACCCGGAGACAAATTGTTCAAAATGCATTAAAAGTTGATTCACTTGAACGAAAATTAGACTACTGGCAACAGTATCTCACTACGCTGCAAGCCATTGTTAATGGAGAAAACCCACCGGCGCTGGAAGCAAAGTTGGACACCACCATACGCACCAAACAAATTGTCTTCACTAAATCGGTGGAAGATTCGGTTTTGCGAACGCAAATTGAAAACAACGAACAGTATAATCTATCCGTTAATACATCCCCAACGGACAATACGGTTAAGGGGTTTCACTTCTTTCCACCCGTTAGAGGAGAAGTAACCAGCTCGTTTAACCTTACCCATAGCCATTTTGGAACCGATATAGCATCGGCCCCAAACGAAGTAGTCGTTGCCGTGCTGGAAGGAACCGTTACTATGGCAACATGGACGCTTGAAACCGGATATGTAATTCAGATTCAGCACAATGGAAACCTCCTCTCTGTGTATAAGCATAATTCCAAACTGCTTAAAAAAGCGGGCAGCCATGTGAAGGCTGGTGAAGCTATTGCCATTGTAGGCAATAGCGGAGAGCTCACCACCGGGCCACACCTCCATTTCGAACTCTGGTTCAATGGAACCCCCGTAGATGCAGAGAAGTATATCGTATTTTAGCCGCAAAGGATAATAACAGGGAATGAAAAAACGGTTAGTTCTTTTGGGGTCCACCGGTTCAATTGGAACCCAGGCGTTGGATGTGGTTCGCGCCCATTCCGATCGATTCGAAGTAGTAGCCTTGACGGCCAACAATAGTGTTGATTTACTTATTCTTCAGGCGATTGAATTCCTACCGAAAGTAGTAGTTATTGCCAATGAGTTGAAATATCAAAAAGTTAAGGATGCTCTTACCGCCATGCCCATCGAGGTTTTGGCAGGCGAGGAGGCACTACGAGCCGTTGCCACCATGCCGGAGGCAGACATGGTGCTTACCGCAATGGTTGGCTTTTCGGGATTACTCCCAACCATTGATGCCATTAAGGCAGGTAAGCATATAGCATTAGCCAACAAGGAAACGCTGGTAGTTGCTGGTGAAATAGTTACCGAACTAGCCCGGAAGCATGGCGTTAAGTTACTCCCGGTTGATTCGGAGCATTCCGCAATCTTTCAATGCTTAATGGGCGAAACCGATGGTGTAGAGAAGCTAATCCTTACCGCCTCGGGAGGACCATTTCGCAGCTGGAAGGCCGAAGAACTTAAAAAAGTGACCCGTGCAGACGCACTAAAGCACCCAAATTGGTGCATGGGGAATAAAATAACGATAGACTCGGCAACCCTTATGAATAAAGGGTTTGAGGTGATAGAAGCTCGATGGCTCTTTGGAATTGAGGCAGACAGAATCGATGTGGTAGTGCATCCGCAATCGATTATTCACTCCATGGTGCAGTTTGTTGATGGATCTATTAAGGCCCAACTTGGCATCCCCGACATGAAACTCCCAATACAACTCGCATTTGCCTATCCTGAGCGACTTTCGCTAGGATCGGACCGATTCGATTTCTTTGCATGCGGCGGTTTTACTTTTGAAAAGCCCGATTTACTACGCTTTCCATGCCTAAGGTTGGCCTACGAAGCACTGGATAAGGGTGGGAACAGCTCCTGCATACTTAATGCAGCCAACGAAATTGCAGTTCAAGCCTTCTTAGAAGAAAAAATACATTTTCTCGATATTCCACGTATAGTGGAACAATCACTACACCAAATCGAATTCGTAAAAAATCCTTCGATTGATGATTATTGCCTAACCGATGCAGAAACTAGAGCCTTTGCGCTTACCTGTATCACCAAAAATTAAAAACAAAAAAGACGCGATATGAATATGGAAGTTTGGACTAAGATTGCCCAGTTTTTGCTAAGCCTCTCAATACTAGTGGTTCTCCACGAGTTGGGTCACTTTACCTTTGCAAAACTATTTAAAACTAGGGTGGAGAAATTCTACCTTTTTTTCAACCCATGGTTTTCCCTTTTTAAGTTTAAGCACAAGGATACAGAATACGGAATAGGGTGGCTACCACTGGGTGGTTATGTGAAAATATCGGGTATGATCGATGAATCACTCGACACCGAACAGCTTAAAACGGAACCACAGCCCTACGAATTCCGTGCAAAACCAGCATGGCAGCGCTTAATTATAATTATTGGAGGAGTGCTCGTAAACTTTGTGCTGGCCTTTATAATTTACATCGCCATTCTCTTTACTTGGGGCGAAGAATACCTCGCCACTAAAGACGTTACATATGGTGTAATGGTTGATTCTGTTGGTGAAAAGTTAGGTCTACGGAACGGTGATAAAATCCTTACAGTGGGCGGTGAAACATGCGAGAATTTCATGCATGTAATTCCCGATTTAGTTCTCAACCAAGTTAATGATATAGAGGTTGAACGTGAGGGCCAAAAGATAACGCTTCCTATTTCGGCAGAGATGCGCAATGATTTGCTCTCGACCCCGAACTTTCTGCTTCCCCGCGTACCATTTGTAATAGATCGCATTGAGAAGGATTCTCCAGCAGATAAAGCCGGCTTCAAAAGCGACGATAAAGTTATGATGGTGGATAGTATTGAGATAATTTACTACGATCAATTTAAGAGTTACGTTCCTGAAAAAGCAGGAAAAGCTATAACCGTCACGGTTGAGCGAGAGGGTAAAAATATAGCTATCCCCGTTACTGTTAATGGCAGTGGACAAATTGGCGTTTCCGCAAATTTTGTTCTCGATAAATTCTTTCACGTGAGCGTTCAGCAATACACCTTATGGGAATCGATCCCAGCTGGAATTACTAGGGGTGGTGAGATGCTAGTTAGCTACATGAAGCAGCTAAAGTTGCTGGTGACCCCAGGCTCGAGTGCTTACAAATCGCTTGGAGGATTTATTACCATAGGTAAAATTTTTCCATCCTCATGGGACTGGCATGCCTTCTGGAATATGACGGCACTGCTTAGTATTGTGCTCGCCATTATGAACATACTTCCAATCCCAGCACTCGATGGTGGCTATGTAATCTTCATTCTATATGAGATGATTACGGGTCGTAAACCGGGTGAGAAATTTCTGGAGTATGCTCAAATAACGGGTATGGTTCTTCTCTTTGCATTGCTATTCTTTGCCAATGCCAACGACGTAATAAAACTTTTCAACTAGCAATAACCTTACTATTAAAAATCCCAGGGTGCCACTCTGGGATTTTTTTTGCCTTACTGTTACCACCTTGCCCTTGCTTCTTATTAAATGCGTCATTTTACCGTTGGCAATTCGTCTTCTTCTTGCTAACTTGCCAATGAATATTTTTTAGAATGAAAAGAAGTTATACTTTACTTATTGCAGCTATAATTCTAGCAACCAGTTCAATTGTTGCCGTTGGGAAAAACGAGCCTCCCATTAAGCGCAAAGGAAACCTGCTTGCCGATCGTATCGTAAATGCACTTGACAGCTTATCGAAGTTAAAAGTATTCCCCCAACAGAATAACTCTATTTATCCCATCAACCCGGCTTATCATATACCCGAACTGGCCATTGAGTATAAGCTAACGGCAATGGGCAGGACTATGCCAATTGATATGGACTATACTCCTGAAGTTCAACGATACATTACCCTGTTTACGGGTGAACGTAGAGAGGCCTTCTCAAAGATGCTTGGACTAGCACAATTATACTTCCCCATTTTTGAGGAGATGCTAGACCAGTATCGATTACCCTTGGAGTTAAAATATCTCGCAATAGTTGAGTCCGCCTTAAATCCACTAGCTGTATCGTCAAGTGGTGCAGTTGGTTTGTGGCAATTTAAAATAACCACAGGGCAGATGCTTAACTTGAATGTAACATCCTATGTCGACGAACGGATGGATCCCTACAAATCCACTGAGGCGGCATGCAAATATTTGGAATATCTATTCCGCATATTTAAGGATTGGCACCTGGCGCTAGCCGCCTATAACGGAGGGCCTGGAGCAGTGCGAAATGCAATACTCAGAAGTGGAGGCGAAACGAGTTACTGGAAACTGTTACCCTATCTACCGGAGCAAACACGAAACTATGTACCGGCATATATCGCAGCCACCTACGTAGCAAAAAACTATGCCGATTTCGAAATGGAGCCCACCCAACCGCTTTATAATCAATCTACCGTGGATACCATTAAGGTTTATGGCGGAATATTTTTCGAAGGAATAAAAAAATATACCGATTTGGATATGGAATCGGTAAGGTTTCTGAATCCTTCCTTTAGAACGAATTATATTCCGGATAATGGAGGGTTTTACACAATTGTACTGCCCCACTCCGCCATAAAGAAGTTTTATATGAACTATAAAGATATTTATGCATTTAAACCAGCAAGCAATGGCTATGCAATTGCAGTTAAAAACGCAGGTGAAACGGCAGGCAAGAAAAAGATTACTTACACCGTTCGCAGTGGCGATTACTACCACAGGCTAGCATTGGCCTTTGGTTGCACTGTCGACGATATCAACGCATGGAATCCTGATGCACCAGAGGAGTTATCGGTAGGCCAACGGCTAAATATTTGGACCGATACCACCTCTGCGAAACAGTATTCAGGAAATTCAGAAAACATCAACCGCAATTAAGAGAACTAAAAAAGACGTATTATATGAAACGAATTACTTGGTTATTAGCCCTAGCATTACTCGTGACCATTGGAGGATGCAAAGAGGGCAAGAAGGGAAAAAACTTACTCCCCAACCCACTGGGAGCAGCAGGCGATATTCTTGTTGTTCTTGAAAAAAGTGGTGGTGATGTGGATACCCTTTGGAGTTCCATACAAAATGTTTTGGCCGAAGAATACCCATTTCTTCCACAGCCCGAACCACGATTCAATCTTGTGAAACTCCCACCAAAATTTTTCAAAGGAGTTCAAGCCTATCGAAATATCCTGCTTTTGAAGGTGGACAAGGCAATATACCCTGAAGCCAAGATGCTTTTGCGTTACGATGCATGGTCGTCGCCCCAAGTGATCGTGACCCTAGTTGGACCTTCGCCCAAAGCATTGTCCACCTATATTCTAAAGGAGCGAGAAAAGATTGTTGCTCTCTTCGAGCAAGCCGAACGCGACCGACAAATTGCAACCAACAATCGACTTCCAGACCTAAAAATACAGCTGCTGCTTAAACAGAAGTTTGGAATCTCACTGGCAATGCCCAGCGGTTATAAAGTAAACCGGAAGGCCGACGATTTTATTTGGATCTCCTACGAGACCCCATTTACGAGCCATGGAATTATGGTTTATACCTATCCCTACAAAAGCGACAGCACATTTACGAAGAAAAACCTGATTAATAAGCGCGATTTCTATACAAAAAAATACATCCCCGGACCAAGCAAAGGATCCTACATGATTACCGGACATTTCTATGAACCACAAGTAACTCCGACTATGTTCAAGGAAAGATACTATGCCATTCTCAGAGGTTTATGGGAAGTTAAAAACGATTATATGGGAGGCCCATTTATTAGCTTCACCACATTGGACGAAGCCAATAACAGAATAATTACCATTGAAGGATATGTTTACGCACCAAAGGATGAGAAACGTAACTATCTCCGCCAAGTAGAATCCATCCTATACTCCTTCAAGTTGCTGCCGAATGCTGAAAGCAAGAATAAGTAACAACCAAATTCCGGTTGAACTGAATAAAAAAAGGCGACACTCTGGTCGCCTTTTTTTATATTCAGATGATTTAGATTCTAGTCAAATCGTTATCCCCCACCGGAATTCGGCCCAGAGGAACCTGCTCAATGGTTACATTACTAGTATCTAAACCATATCCTTTTACGCTCGAGATGCTGAACTTTTTAAGTAGGTCGTAGGAATTCATTATTAACCGCTCAAATGAGGTAAGTTCAATATCTACGGTAGGAATCCGATCAATAATAATAAACTTAAAGTCCCCGCTAATTCCGTGTTTCTGAAGAGAATGATAGTTACTTACCAAGGATATCTCCTTGTTTTCGACCAACTCAGAAACAACATGGTTGAAGAAGCGATTAATCCTTGCATTCACCTTAAACCCAATGAAAAAATCGACCCGGTAAAGAACACCCGGAATGAGAACTGTCACCTTATACTTCTTTGTAAACGGCTCATCGGAAATATTTATTCTTATAAGCCAATACCTGTCTGCTCGTTTGGGTTGCTTGTTCAGGATGGAATAGAGAATCTTAGCCTCTACGTCTACCTTTCGTTCGGCCCGAGTAATATAAACCAGATTTGAAGCAACTTTTGGAATATCTTTATCGTTGCGCAGATCCGTTATCACTTCGGCATAGTGGCAAATGGGAATAAATTCTGTAAACCGTTTTTTGGTCTCCCTCGCCTTATTCCAAATAAACATTACAAGAAATATTACACTAGCAAGGAGCAAGGTAAGCCAACCACCGTTGGGAAACTTATGTAGGTTGGCAACCAAAAATGTAAACTCAATTGCCATGTATGAAAACAAGAATACCCAAGCCAACCACGATTTAACATGCTTTACCCTTAGGTAAAAAAACATCAGGAAAGTGGTCATTATCATGGTTAAGGTAATGCTCAAACCATAAGCAGCCTCCATGTTTGAGGAATGCTGAAATCCGAGCACAATAAGCGAGCACGAAATAAAAAGCAACCAGTTTACGCTTGGAATATAGAGTTGACCCTTAATGCTGGTAGGATATTTCACCTGAACTTTAGGCCAAAAATTAAGCGTTATCGCTTCACTTATAATGGTAAAGGACCCAGAAATGAGCGCTTGACTTGCAATAACGGCCGCTGCCGTTGCAATAATTACCCCAGGAACAATAAACCATACCGGCATGGTAGCAAAAAACGGATTGGGAAGCGCCCCTTGAGGTTGTGCAATGATCCATGCACCTTGCCCCAGATAATTCAGTATCAATGCAATTTTAACAAACATCCAACTCCACCGAATGTTTTTAACACCACAGTGGCCAAGATCAGAATAGAGCGCCTCTGCTCCTGTGGTACAGAGAAATACAGCTCCAAGAATGAGAATACCCGATGGGTTTTCAATCAACAGCCTTACTGCGTAGTAGGGATTAAACGCATGTAAGATTGCAGGATAATCGGAAATATGGTGCAGCCCAATAATCGCAAGCATAGAGAACCAGATTACCATTATGGGGCCAAAAGATTTCCCAATGAAACTAGTACCGAACTGTTGCAATAAAAATAGAAATGCCAATATTACAAGCACAATAGGTATTATGGAGATATTGGGATAAACGCTACCCAATCCTTCCACTGCCGATAAAACCGTAATGGATGGGGTTATTACACCATCGGCCAGAAGGGCGCTAGCACCAAGCATGGCTAATAGGTATACGGAACGTCGCCTCTTCCGCAACAATGCAAAGAGAGCAAGTATACCGCCCTCACCCTTATTGTCGGCACGAAGGGTAATGATCACATACTTTAAAGTTGTTTGGAGGGTAAGTGTCCAAATTATACAGGAAATTGCCCCGATAATAAAGTCAGCGGTATGCGCTCCTCCAGCAGTTATTGCCTGCATTACGTAGAGTGGTGATGTTCCAATATCACCAAAGACAATACCTAAGGTTACCAATACCCCGGCAAAACTCAACTTCTTTAAACCTTCGGCCCGTGCTATTCCCATTTTATATATTCGAAAAAAACTTGGCAAAGGTATACTGAACAGCAAGAAATTATCCTCCTTACAACGATTAATTGTGGGCCTTTGTCAATATGTTGGTTTATAAAGCACTACTGATTCCAAAACTTCTATTTAGCTGGTGTTGGACAGACATCAAAGGCTGTTACGTAGAAGCATTGCTCAAAAAACACGCTGTCGGTTTTATGATACGCAGAATCGAGGTATTTGTAGATGGTATTTGAGGGGTCGTAAAAGAGCGAGCCATCCTGGTAGTAAACAATACGCTTAAAGGAAAACTTGGAGACATTCTCCTTAAATTCATTGACACCCCAAACAGGTAATATATTATTAATCCTTAACAGGCTATCAAAAACATATGGCTGCGAAAACAGTGCTCTATTGTAATAGTAAGCAAATCCCTCACGCCCAGGAAAGGCATGAATTACGACCAAGCACTCGTCGGATTGAAGGGACTTCACTTTAGCAACAGACTGTTGAACATCCCGAAAGTAAACCGTTGTGGGAA
It encodes:
- a CDS encoding desulfoferrodoxin family protein; the encoded protein is MPRVFKPVDISQEEKELMKDYFDRHTPFIFCDDTVKKGEKIKVKVSMGDEYKHPDDYDHYISTIQLWNRETLMTQVHFTPGAFGNQPTHVEVDFYVAANVSMNLTAMAVCTKHGLWQSEEKYVKVTQD
- a CDS encoding M23 family metallopeptidase; the protein is MAQKEKKRYLSRLKNKYRFSIYNDQTFEEVWFLRLSRLNVMAVFGGFSFLLVSLVIVLIAFTPLREFIPGYPDTHTRRQIVQNALKVDSLERKLDYWQQYLTTLQAIVNGENPPALEAKLDTTIRTKQIVFTKSVEDSVLRTQIENNEQYNLSVNTSPTDNTVKGFHFFPPVRGEVTSSFNLTHSHFGTDIASAPNEVVVAVLEGTVTMATWTLETGYVIQIQHNGNLLSVYKHNSKLLKKAGSHVKAGEAIAIVGNSGELTTGPHLHFELWFNGTPVDAEKYIVF
- a CDS encoding 1-deoxy-D-xylulose-5-phosphate reductoisomerase, with amino-acid sequence MKKRLVLLGSTGSIGTQALDVVRAHSDRFEVVALTANNSVDLLILQAIEFLPKVVVIANELKYQKVKDALTAMPIEVLAGEEALRAVATMPEADMVLTAMVGFSGLLPTIDAIKAGKHIALANKETLVVAGEIVTELARKHGVKLLPVDSEHSAIFQCLMGETDGVEKLILTASGGPFRSWKAEELKKVTRADALKHPNWCMGNKITIDSATLMNKGFEVIEARWLFGIEADRIDVVVHPQSIIHSMVQFVDGSIKAQLGIPDMKLPIQLAFAYPERLSLGSDRFDFFACGGFTFEKPDLLRFPCLRLAYEALDKGGNSSCILNAANEIAVQAFLEEKIHFLDIPRIVEQSLHQIEFVKNPSIDDYCLTDAETRAFALTCITKN
- the rseP gene encoding RIP metalloprotease RseP — encoded protein: MNMEVWTKIAQFLLSLSILVVLHELGHFTFAKLFKTRVEKFYLFFNPWFSLFKFKHKDTEYGIGWLPLGGYVKISGMIDESLDTEQLKTEPQPYEFRAKPAWQRLIIIIGGVLVNFVLAFIIYIAILFTWGEEYLATKDVTYGVMVDSVGEKLGLRNGDKILTVGGETCENFMHVIPDLVLNQVNDIEVEREGQKITLPISAEMRNDLLSTPNFLLPRVPFVIDRIEKDSPADKAGFKSDDKVMMVDSIEIIYYDQFKSYVPEKAGKAITVTVEREGKNIAIPVTVNGSGQIGVSANFVLDKFFHVSVQQYTLWESIPAGITRGGEMLVSYMKQLKLLVTPGSSAYKSLGGFITIGKIFPSSWDWHAFWNMTALLSIVLAIMNILPIPALDGGYVIFILYEMITGRKPGEKFLEYAQITGMVLLFALLFFANANDVIKLFN
- a CDS encoding lytic transglycosylase domain-containing protein, with the protein product MKRSYTLLIAAIILATSSIVAVGKNEPPIKRKGNLLADRIVNALDSLSKLKVFPQQNNSIYPINPAYHIPELAIEYKLTAMGRTMPIDMDYTPEVQRYITLFTGERREAFSKMLGLAQLYFPIFEEMLDQYRLPLELKYLAIVESALNPLAVSSSGAVGLWQFKITTGQMLNLNVTSYVDERMDPYKSTEAACKYLEYLFRIFKDWHLALAAYNGGPGAVRNAILRSGGETSYWKLLPYLPEQTRNYVPAYIAATYVAKNYADFEMEPTQPLYNQSTVDTIKVYGGIFFEGIKKYTDLDMESVRFLNPSFRTNYIPDNGGFYTIVLPHSAIKKFYMNYKDIYAFKPASNGYAIAVKNAGETAGKKKITYTVRSGDYYHRLALAFGCTVDDINAWNPDAPEELSVGQRLNIWTDTTSAKQYSGNSENINRN
- a CDS encoding DUF4837 family protein — encoded protein: MKRITWLLALALLVTIGGCKEGKKGKNLLPNPLGAAGDILVVLEKSGGDVDTLWSSIQNVLAEEYPFLPQPEPRFNLVKLPPKFFKGVQAYRNILLLKVDKAIYPEAKMLLRYDAWSSPQVIVTLVGPSPKALSTYILKEREKIVALFEQAERDRQIATNNRLPDLKIQLLLKQKFGISLAMPSGYKVNRKADDFIWISYETPFTSHGIMVYTYPYKSDSTFTKKNLINKRDFYTKKYIPGPSKGSYMITGHFYEPQVTPTMFKERYYAILRGLWEVKNDYMGGPFISFTTLDEANNRIITIEGYVYAPKDEKRNYLRQVESILYSFKLLPNAESKNK
- a CDS encoding KUP/HAK/KT family potassium transporter, producing MGIARAEGLKKLSFAGVLVTLGIVFGDIGTSPLYVMQAITAGGAHTADFIIGAISCIIWTLTLQTTLKYVIITLRADNKGEGGILALFALLRKRRRSVYLLAMLGASALLADGVITPSITVLSAVEGLGSVYPNISIIPIVLVILAFLFLLQQFGTSFIGKSFGPIMVIWFSMLAIIGLHHISDYPAILHAFNPYYAVRLLIENPSGILILGAVFLCTTGAEALYSDLGHCGVKNIRWSWMFVKIALILNYLGQGAWIIAQPQGALPNPFFATMPVWFIVPGVIIATAAAVIASQALISGSFTIISEAITLNFWPKVQVKYPTSIKGQLYIPSVNWLLFISCSLIVLGFQHSSNMEAAYGLSITLTMIMTTFLMFFYLRVKHVKSWLAWVFLFSYMAIEFTFLVANLHKFPNGGWLTLLLASVIFLVMFIWNKARETKKRFTEFIPICHYAEVITDLRNDKDIPKVASNLVYITRAERKVDVEAKILYSILNKQPKRADRYWLIRINISDEPFTKKYKVTVLIPGVLYRVDFFIGFKVNARINRFFNHVVSELVENKEISLVSNYHSLQKHGISGDFKFIIIDRIPTVDIELTSFERLIMNSYDLLKKFSISSVKGYGLDTSNVTIEQVPLGRIPVGDNDLTRI